The genomic segment ACATTCTCCATTTTCTAGACATCTGTAAAAAAAGATTTCGTAATGGAGCAGAGGTGTGTTACAGTTATTTGGAAatgagtggaaaaaaatactACAATGTCACTATACATTGTGTCAGGTGTACCTCTTCTCCATGATGCCTTTGTGTTCAAAGGATGTTTgtcacttttctcttttttggctTGATTTTGAGTCAAAAATGGCTGAGGAGCTTCCACTTGGAAGCTCAGTGAGAGTCTTAAAGCTAGACGGTTGCACCAACAAGTCTGTTTTTGCGTCCTATTTGTGTTTATTGATTCTGTCCTGGCATACAGCGAGATGCACTGTGGTTCCCCCTTGAAAACTCTGATTCATTCAAGGCGGAACcttcttgacaaaaaatacaggaatGGCTCCTGTTGATGGTAACTGATTGAGAGCTGGGAGTCATGGACGCTACAGAACCATCCTGATAATTCCAGGCTCCGAACTTGGAACAACGCCATACAGTCCCTGGGAACCATTGCCATGGAAACACATGCTAAGAAAGAGGAATTAGGTTCttcagaaaaaagtgaaaattaaaaaaaagtcttttcttcctctttcacCTTGATTCTTGAGGAAAAAATAGGACTATAAGAACATTGGGGGAGGATTAATGTCTTTGGATGATGGCGAACACTTTTGATTAAGAAGTTACACAATGGAGCTCTCTGGATGTGAGCAAACGGCACCTCTTGATTCTTCACGTTTGCAGAGATGAGAATAAATTTGAAGGTACACCAAAATATGCTTCCTCCTGATTTGTAATACCCTCATTATCTCTAATCTACATAATCAAAATAATGCAATGAGATGGTGTCTATGTAAGGGTGTGACTCTTCTTTGAGTCAAATACTCTTTGCACCCTTGACTATACAAGCAGGGCCTCACACCCTGCAATCATATCACTCTAGGCATCGCTCCCCTTCCATTTCAGGGGAGCAATCAACTTTGGTTTGGGAAAATGCTTCATCTTCATAAAATCATCTATATTAGCTGGCTCTGTCGCTCCTTCTGATAACGAGGAGGACATTTATGACGGCTGATCTCTGCCTAGACCAGTCTATGTGCCCCCTTGCTCCCTCAGCGCCCTCCCCTCCGCACCTCCTCGGCGGGTCCGTCATCACGCCGTGCTGCAGGACACTGCggaggaggaaacactggagccCGAGGAACCGGTGGAGGACGGACGGCCCTCATCTGCCCACTTGTTGAGGTTGCGTCGGCGGGCGTTCATGAAGAAGTTGCTGACTGTGGAGAGCTCCAGGCCCAGCTGCTGGGAGATGGTGACCTGCAGCTCTTTGGTCGGGCGGTGGTTCTCCCTGAAGATGGCCATGAGCGTACGTCGCTGCAGGTCCGTGAACACCAGCCGAGTGCGCTTCGGGCCCTGGTTGCGCTCCAGTTTGCTCTGCTCCTGCTCCTTACGCTTGCAAGCTGCAGGCAGAtggataaaagataaaaaaattttaaaaaggaaaggGGGAAAACAGAGTAGATAACAGACTGGCTGGCTAACTAGGACAAATGGATAAGCTGAGGGAAAGTGGATttgttgaaagaaaacagattAGCTAAGCAACTTTGATTAGTTAAAAGAGATGAATCAGCAACTTGTTTCATTGTGCAGTAAAGGAATCAAGATGTTCAAcctatcacatcttatttccaGTGAGCTGCTGTAGGCTGcttggagagaaaaaaactcCATCCAGGCCAAAGCTCTGACGTTTTTCATCATGGTTTTCATTATTCTCTTTAATTACTTTTTGGAAGACCGTCTATATTTTTACATAGATCTGGCCTGAagacaaattacaaaatatgGTGTCGTCATTCACTTACAGTTTctatgtcttccaaaaaataatcacattcaAAAACATAAGCAGATGCACagcaaagttgttgtttttgtttgcaaaatTATTCCAGTACTCGTCCTTTTCAGGTGCAATCTTTAGccttttttattctctttcttgCGCTACAGTGgactttttgcctttttacagTACTACAGTAACTTATTTGCTGTTAAATCAGTTACAGTACACACTGACTTTAGCTCATTTATGTCTATTTTACCTGTAAACTGCattaagagaaaaaagagaaaataatagACACATTCCGGAAACATTAAGCACTAATTTGCACATTCATGTGCAAATTAGTGAGACATATTAACCGTACAAAAGaaagaataatgttttttttttcatttgaccaTAGAAGATGCTACATTTTAGTCAGACCTTAGTTAAAATTCATATATCTCTGTAATGTGTTGCCCTCAGAGGATAGAAACATTCATTATTTCTTAGCTCAGTGTCAAAGCGGTCCATTTTCAAACTGGTGAAGTGTTCACAGAGGTGATGAAGCCTTCTGGTAATTTGTTTTTCatccttttctattttttttatacatcAGTCTTGTGAACACCAACcacaaatttcaaaaaaaaaaaaaaacaaggtctGGGTTAAACACCACTGTAGCCGCGGCAAGCCCGCCAATTATATAATCAATATTTGCTCATGAAAAagtctgaaatttaaaaaaaaggaataaaataaaattaccctacacaccacaaaaagaacTGGATTTTGCTCAGTGAGGAAGAAAAATAGCCTGATGTGTGTGGGTTGAGCTCAGATCCATTTTGAGAATCAGACGAGCATTTTGAATTCAGGCTGCATGTTCCTCTGCATATCCATCGCTGAACCTTTCACCTCTAACACGCTGTAATTCTGTATTTACAGGAAACACAACACCAACCTCTGCCTTTGTGTACCGAGCCAActtctcctcccctcctctcccgCCCTCCCCACCGCCgcccctctcttcctctctatCCATCTCCCTCCACTTCCTCTCTTTCCCTTTCCCTTAGTGGACACTTCAACATCATTAGTTTCTCATAAAAGTCATTTACATGTGGCGGCAGTGAGTGAGTAATAATCACTTTAGGGGGAACTAATTTATTTCTATTAAAGGCGGGTTACGTCAGGGGTGAGTGAAACAAGCAGAGTCGGCATTGCCCAGGGTGTTTAGAAGCCTTAAGTGGACTAAAACATATTTGGGGGAGTCGTGCAATTACCTAAATGCACACTTTAAGAGGTTTCAATCAGCACTGCGGTTGTTGGGAGACTGTTTTGCTGATGGTATCAAATGCGTTTCTAAGTGTAAGCACTGGTGTATGTGCACACAACACAGCGGGGCatgcacaccaacacacacacacacacacacacacacacacacacacacacacacacacacacacacacacacaaatacacacacgtGGATGATTAGTGCCTGCACTGgactctttgtgtgttttcttgttttagtttaatactgtgatttttgtgtgttattgcACATATTAACCTGATTATTTGAATTTAAGCTATTCTTTAATTAGTATGGAGTTAAATTGCAGCCTGACATGTTGATGACATTTTGCAGACCTTCAGAATAAAATGCTGGCATGGCTCCTTGAGCAAGAAAGATTATTATAGACAGACTATTCCAACCTGTTTTCAACTTATTCTTGCAATTTTATGTTGACTggttttgaaaggaagagaaatGACACTTCTCTAGTGGAGACTGGCTGAAATAATCTTGCATCTGGCAGTTTTATCCACTCGtgttaagaaaacagaaaaaaaatagactgCGTTGCTCCATTAttgacaaaaatgacttgattAGATGGAGATATCAGGTGGCAATAACCTTGAAATCCTATATTTCAAACCTTAACGTGCTCAGACACAATCCACCTCACACCAGCTCACAAACATACATTATAGAAAGCACAGATGCTGCCTTTTGCTCTCACAACAGCACTGACACGTTCAATTGATTGGCTTACAGCTTCCCATTGAGAAACATCTCACACAACAGGGCGGCTGTTGATGTTTACTGTATGACCGGCTTCTTCACTCCTCAAACTCACGGCGGCAAATTTCTCTCATTAGCAGAGTTCTCGAGAAATAAGTGTGACCTTACTGTCGTCTTTTTCCACCGCCAATGGCAACAACAGCATCAGAACCAGGTCCAAGAGCTGCGCGTGCATGTACTCGGCATCGCTTTGCTTTGATTGCTCTGACATCCAGCTGAGTTTCTGAAACTTAAGTACTCAACTGGACATGAATAAATCTCCCCGTGAATTCCCCGTGAACATTCTCCTCTAAAATCATTATCTGAAGGAAATGTTTTGACTCGGGGATGCACTCTTGTCAACTTGAGATTACTGGGCCTGTTAGCTTTTAGGCATCCAGAGCTCGTTTGCATTTCTGAGAGTTATCGAACCACGTCTCATTAAAATCTGAACAGGCCGAGATGTCAGCGGCATGTCAATATCACCACaagtgaaatcttttttttttttagctccaaATGCTACATTTTTCACGGGTGTTACACCATCCCTACCATCAATATTTCTGTGTTGGGGGCTGGGAGGTGGGCTGTGGCGATAGAAGGTATATACAGTGGTGCACTCTCAGCTCATGTAGTAATGAAAGGAATGACATGATAGTGCTGGCTAGCTCGCTCGTAGCGTGGATTTATGGCTTGTTGGAGGAGTCGCGGTGTCCTCAcggtctcctcctcctcctcgcctccATCCCATCCTCAGCTCGCTCCCTTACTGACGATCATAACGCCGACCATTAAGTAAATGCTTCCTTATGCTGTAATCATGTGTAAAAGGCTCACAATTACCATGCTATAAATCCCCAGCACCGGGGCTACTCCTGGAGACATAAATATTCCCCTATAGGCTTCTTATGATCGTGGGAACAGCCCCTAATCATGATGTATGCCCCTGTCTCGTGTTGCTGAAACGTGATCGAAAGCCCTTTCCCTACCCCCCGGCGTCTCAACCTACACCCTCCCACCCCACCCTCCCAGccagaaccccccccccccaccccacccctcgctctccctccctccctcaaagcaccccccccccccccaccaccaccaccaccaccacccagcCCCAGCCCACCCCCTGCTGATTTCTTGGGCCAGGGCTGATAGAAATTATTGATTAAATCTGTGCAGCTCAGACTCCTCGACCCACAGAGGCTGGTTAACCCCTTCAGCGCCGGAGTAGGGGGGTGTGGGGGAGTTGCAagagtcagataaaaaaaaaaaacacacacacaataataaaaacaacaatcccATTTAGCTTGATGCTGCACGACTCTAAGGCTGCGTCGGCCTGCTTGCGGTTCCTCATATGCAAATGGAATCGCTTTGACCTTGAGCCTCGCGAGCCGAATGTGAACTGTACGCAGTGAGAGGTGGACAAGGCTTGTGGCTTTCATTACTGTGGGGTGGTGCAGGCACTGGAGTCGACACGTAAACCGCATTGACCTTTCTTATTCATTTAGACCTTTAGTCAAGGGCTTCGGCCATCATCTTTAAAGTTATAGTCTCTGATCCCCCCCTCCTCGACTTTAAGTGTCAAAGCACGGCTGTGTGGTCTTATCCTGCCTTCTTCTTCGACTAAATCCTGATTGCCTCCTCCACAGCCTGAGGTTGGTCTGGAGATGCATCTCATATACAGTGCAGTAATCCATagagcatacacacacacacactcacactctcacacacaaacaagataCTGCAGATAAATCCAAGGATCACCTCCTCCATGTTAGCAAAATGTCTCTGCAGAAAGACATTATTTGCAAAGACAAAATGGCAGCAACTACACTCCATAATTACTCTGCGTCGAGCTTCGGTGAGAGCTCTGCATAGCCCTCCACAGAAAAGACATAGTTATGGAAATAACACGGCGCTTCTAGCTGACACTAAAGGGTCTTCTATGTATTTAAGCGATGCTGCATTAAGGAGGATCATCTTAAACTTGAGGCGTGAAGCCAGAGAGCACTTGAGCTATCTTCAGACTGGGGAGCACAGGGCACCGCGCATTCTAATTCCAGTCTCGATTTACCGATGCGGCCGAGGTGTGTGTGGGCCAAAGCGTGCTGCTCTTCCCATGGAAATCAATAGAGGCTTGTAATTAAACAAAAGGGGTTGGccagggggggaaaaaacacaacaaccccCTTCGGAAAGTAGGTTATGTAGAAAAGTGCAGAGCTGTCCAAATTGTGGCTTTGCCAAGAACTAAATATGCAATTTCAGAGTGTGtgggagcagagagagagagcagcattGTCAAACATTAGCACACTTCTCTGTGTAGggactttattttttatgagtCTGATTGATCGGTGCTCGGACTTGGCGCACTGACTCGTTAAAAATAACGTTGTGTTTGTAAAGATGAAGAAACAAGGATGCTGccgaataaagaaaaaatgattGATGATTAGGCATCTCCTCCAAGGAACAAAGGGCTGTTTAATCGTGGTGACGACTGCACAGGAAAAAGTGTTTTGCATACAAACCATTCACACGTCGCAGGATTGGATTAATCAAAACAACACTGCAGTCAAATTACAGAGCAAACCCCCAAGAAAAGTCATCTTTAGATAAGAGGTTTGCTTGTGATTCTGTAAACGTTTTGCTGAATGGAGGATGTACACATGTGCTCTCCGAGTTGAACAATCAAAGATCAATAATTGTGAAGGGATTGCAAGAGTGCACAATCATTACCTATGAACCCCATTGTGTTGCCGGGCTTAATCAGTCGAGCTGCTGACAGAGAGCGAAAAGCAGTGATCAACTGGGCAGGCTCACACACATGTACAGCTCACAGACCCCCGCAGTGAGCAGACCACTgtcacatccacacacactcgTCTATGCTCATCTCACATTACTGTGTTCACTTGGATCTCTTTCTGTGCTCCGTGTATCAGATGGGCCCTTGGTCCCTGTGGAGGGACAACACTGTAACACGGCACTGTACCGCGTGCTGTCGTGTCTTTCAGGTCCACCATCCCCAAAGAATATTAAATGTCAAGCCAGCAGATTACAATGTGcctttcaaaaaaacaaaaagacagaaaatctctGCCCTGCTAAAAATCTGTATAAACATCCACTAGGCCTGcaagatgagttttttttttttcgtgctattgattcatttctttttaatatttgtcaAAGTTAATTGTGTAGGTaaagtttataaaatgtcagaaaatatgtgggggaaaaatgcaaaaagcacTTTCTTAGCCTCATGGTTATGTTTTCAAATTGCTAGTTTTGTCTCTCTCCCTAAAAATACACTGACAGCTcaatgaaacacaacaaaatgtatcaaattctcacattttcagAAGCTGGAAGAATCTAATGTTCATCTTAGTGTTGCTTAATGACAAAATCTCATGAAAAATTTCGCAATCGACTAATCGATTCAGCAGTTCCAGCTCCAGATAAATCTCATCTTTCCTAGATATGAGGAATCTCACCAACCTGCAACGTGCTCCCTCCAAGCTGAGCAACATTTGTATTTAGCCTCGCAGTAATTGCCTCAGTGACGACGTTGATAAAAGACGTCTGGCAAACGCTCAAGTCTAATTTGCATCAGCTACCTTGCCAAGTCAACTTCAGTCAGGCGCTGAGCAGATATAAATCACTGCTCAAATTAATCAATCGCTCCAGAATGGCATATCTGCACAAATTATTTTGTGGGCTCAAAAGCGATTAAATTGCCAACCGCTGCTCACGCTGATCTATCATGGTCTCGTCTAAGAGGAGGGCAAATGTCTGGTggctttgtgtttattgtgagGGCTACTGTATTAAAATCAATAGGAGCCTTGTTGGAAAGCAAAGGTAAACAAAGGAACAGCGACATACTTGGGCCCTGTTACTCTGCTGCAAGACGTCCTCAATGGTGCTGCACGTTCTGATTATTGCCCCAGGCTGGTGGAGCAATAGCACCAACGGTGGTAAAGTTCCACAGATGCGTGTTAGAAGAAGGGAAACATCCAGTGTGATGCTTTTGCTTTTCCTCATTGCATCCAACCTGGAGCTGCATACTGATTGCTGGAGGGagaatatttttggaaggaCACGGGAGAAAGGAGGTGTGTTGGGGAAAACAAGGAGAAGAGAacgtgtctgtttttgtggtatTCGTGcgagtgtgtatatgtgtacatgtgtgaggCAAAGAGAGAGCAAAGCCACGATCTTACCCTCCACGCCGGAGCGAGGCCCATTCTTTTGAAACGCGGGCTCCTGGAGCCAGCGCGACATCCTCTTAAAGGTCTCGCGGCCGGACTTGAGCTTGCCCCAGGGCTTGGGGTTCCTCAGGAGGTCAGACAGTGTGCCCTGTGACCTGCACAGAACCCTCTTCAGCAAAGATGGCCTGAGGGATGCTGTACCTCTTCAGCTCGGTGATGATCCTCTGGGCCACGTCCCTGGTGTTGATCTCCTCACCCGGTGCCGCCTCCGCTGACTTGTGAGCCCGGCAGCATTGCCCTCGCCAGGCGAGGACGAGGCAGACGATGAGGAGGCAAGTGCTCGCCCATCTTGCGGCCTGCTGGCTCGGGTGATGTGGGGCTGGTAATGCTGGCTGTAGATGTGTGGGTGGTGGCTCGGGGCGTGCTGGTGAGCCTCCATTTTATTCAGTTGATGCCCCACTGACACATCGCCTCCTCCAAGGCCTGGTGGTGACATTTCCGCGGCCGAAATCCGTTTGTCCTGCAGAAGAGGCTCCCCCCATGGACGTCGTAGCCTCCGTGGAGCATCTTGACTGCCATTGCCATTGGGGCTGTTGCCCAGACTGCCATAGCCGTGCATGGTGGAGCCCAAGCCTGAACCTGTGGAGGGGGGCGACAGGCTTTTGGGACATGGCCAGTTCCTTCCCATATGGGTTGTAGAAGTTGGTGCTGAGGCCTCGGTCCTCACGCTATGAGGGTGAAGCTGCCAATGACGTTGCTGACCGGAGGCAGGGGTGATGGTTGATGTGGGGTGGTGGAACTTGTCGCTCGAAGGGCTGCAGGGGGTCAGGGTGGTGTAGGTGCTGCCAGAAGCTGGACGGGGAGTTCGCCCACTGTAGCCCAGTGCCGACATGGAGTGGTCGAACCTGGGGGACGGGGCTCAGGTTCCAGAGACATGGA from the Acanthochromis polyacanthus isolate Apoly-LR-REF ecotype Palm Island chromosome 12, KAUST_Apoly_ChrSc, whole genome shotgun sequence genome contains:
- the onecutl gene encoding LOW QUALITY PROTEIN: one cut domain, family member, like (The sequence of the model RefSeq protein was modified relative to this genomic sequence to represent the inferred CDS: inserted 7 bases in 5 codons; deleted 7 bases in 6 codons) — its product is MDGSLGGDVLPQHSDLAHSQDGRACCNSRDFXSCFPQAFLGGSSMSLEPEPRPPXFDHSMSALGYSGRTPRPASGSTYTTLTPCSPSSDKFHHXHINHHPCXPVSNVIGSFTLIREDRGLSTNFYNPYGKELAMSQSLSPPSTGSGLGSTMHGYGSLGNSPNGNGSQMLHGGYDVHGGSLFCRTNGFAAEMSPPGLGGGDVSVGHQLNKMEAHQHAPSHHPHIYSQHYQPHITRASRPQDGRALASSSSASSSPGEGMLPGSQVSGGGXPGEEINTRDVAQRIITELKRYSIPQAIFAERVLCRSQGTLSDLLRNPKPWGKLKSGRETFKRMSRWLQEPAFQKNGPRSGVEACKRKEQEQSKLERNQGPKRTRLVFTDLQRRTLMAIFRENHRPTKELQVTISQQLGLELSTVSNFFMNARRRNLNKWADEGRPSSTGSSGSSVSSSAVSCSTA